A genomic segment from Myxocyprinus asiaticus isolate MX2 ecotype Aquarium Trade chromosome 36, UBuf_Myxa_2, whole genome shotgun sequence encodes:
- the LOC127427339 gene encoding uncharacterized protein LOC127427339 isoform X2, producing MRKPPVSKRLLVFTIISALSLARAQSSTTGIPQTTTYPTTAIPQTTTYPTTGIPQTTTTVQPWAAPAIFYPFGSTAGDTQISVNGVFDDFSNVVLSSPFKFFGRTYNQIYVNNNGLLTFNQELPEANPYPFPTHGNGDLIAPLWTELDGYGLGVFSYNQYTNGSVLTRATQDINQYFPDLSFSATWVFVATWDFVQTWDANTFKAHSGPAITVQTVLISDSAFSFILLNYGDCGVTNFPVEAGYCTINSTDYFVIPGSTDGNSLPNLKDSTNVNVPGRWAFRVDSTTGRQWTAPETFYPFGSTAGDLEYFVVGDESSYNVGLSSPFKFFGHTYYQLYVNNNGLLTFSQPITEANPFRIPANSGLDFIAPLWTEFDDYGIGVLSYQQYTSGSVLTHATQDVNQYFPDLAFNATWVFVATWDFVATWDVNSFRNHSGSAITVQGVLISDGEFSFILMNYGDCSTIGFQVEAGYDTANSTDYFVIPESTNGNSIPNLMYLSNVNVSGRWAFKVDSEIARSWTAPEIFYPFGSTAGDTTYVIAGDESSYYVSLSSPFLFFGRTYNQLYVNNNGLLTFSQSIPEADPFPFPAYSGQDLIAPLWTDLDDYGIGMISFQQYTTGSVLTRASQDINQYFHDLSFTATWVFVATWDFVETWDVNTFRDHSVQAITVQAVLISNGEFSFILMNYGDCEVIYPVEAGYDTVSSTNYFVIPGSTDNNFLPDLKNSTNINVPGRWAFCVSKDDVIGLQMRLTSFSDLTDNENILIFLENLKQELSSRGVSSNIKLTTRKVEKTKP from the exons ATGAGAAAACCTCCAGTTTCTAAACGTTTGCTGGTGTTCACAATAATTTCAGCCCTGTCACTGG CCAGGGCACAATCATCAACGACAG GCATTCCACAAACAACTACATATCCAACAACAG CAATTCCACAAACAACTACATATCCAACAACAG GCATTccacaaacaacaacaactgtaCAGCCATGGGCAG CACCAGCGATATTCTATCCATTTGGCTCAACGGCAGGAGATACACAAATATCCGTCAATGGTGTATTTGATGACTTCTCTAATGTTGTCCTATCCAGTCCATTTAAGTTCTTTGGGCGCACATACAACCAGATATAT GTTAATAACAATGGACTCCTTACGTTCAACCAAGAATTACCAGAAGCTAACCCTTACCCCTTTCCCACCCATGGAAATGGAGATTTAATTGCTCCTCTATGGACAGAACTTGATGGCTATGGGCTTGGGGTTTTCTCATATAATCAGTACACAAATGGAAGTGTACTCACTCGGGCCACTCAGGATATAAACCAGTATTTCCCTGATCTGAGCTTCAGTGCTACTTGGGTCTTTGTTGCAACTTGGGACTTTGTTCAAACTTGGGACGCAAATACCTTTAAAGCTCATTCAGGCCCA GCAATCACTGTTCAAACGGTTTTAATTTCAGACAGTGCATTTTCCTTTATTCTGCTGAATTATGGTgactgtggtgtgacaaattttCCAGTGGAG GCTGGCTATTGCACAATAAACTCCACAGACTACTTTGTAATTCCTGGGTCAACCGATGGCAACTCCCTCCCAAATCTCAAGGACTCCACCAATGTAAATGTTCCAGGCCGTTGGGCCTTCAGGGTGGACAGTACAACAGGAAGACAATGGACAG ctccagagacaTTCTATCCATTTGGCTCAACGGCAGGAGATTTAGAATATTTTGTTGTTGGTGATGAAAGCTCCTACAATGTTGGCCTATCCAGTCCATTTAAGTTCTTTGGGCACACATACTATCAGCTTTAT GTTAATAATAATGGACTCCTCACGTTCAGCCAACCTATTACAGAAGCTAACCCTTTCCGCATCCCGGCCAATAGCGGTCTAGATTTCATTGCTCCTCTTTGGACTGAATTTGATGACTATGGGATTGGTGTGTTATCATATCAACAATACACAAGTGGAAGTGTACTCACTCACGCCACTCAGGATGTAAACCAGTATTTCCCTGATCTGGCTTTTAATGCTACTTGGGTCTTTGTTGCAACTTGGGACTTTGTTGCAACTTGGGATGTGAATTCTTTTCGTAATCACTCAGGCTCA GCAATCACAGTTCAAGGGGTTTTAATTTCAGATGGTGAATTTTCCTTTATTCTGATGAATTATGGTGACTGTAGTACAATAGGTTTTCAAGTGGAG GCTGGCTATGACACAGCAAACTCCACAGACTACTTTGTAATTCCTGAGTCAACAAATGGCAACTCCATCCCGAATCTCATGTACTTGAGTAATGTAAATGTTTCAGGCCGTTGGGCCTTCAAAGTGGACAGTGAAATAGCACGGTCATGGACAG CACCAGAGATATTCTATCCATTTGGCTCTACGGCAGGAGATACAACATATGTTATTGCTGGTGACGAAAGCTCCTACTATGTCAGTCTATCCAGTCCATTTCTGTTCTTTGGGCGCACATACAACCAGCTATAT GTTAATAATAATGGACTCCTTACGTTCAGCCAATCTATACCAGAAGCTGACCCTTTCCCCTTCCCTGCCTATAGCGGTCAAGATTTAATTGCTCCTCTCTGGACGGATCTTGATGACTACGGGATTGGTATGATCTCTTTTCAGCAATACACGACCGGAAGTGTGCTCACTCGTGCCTCTCAGGATATAAACCAGTATTTCCATGACCTGAGTTTCACTGCTACTTGGGTCTTTGTTGCAACTTGGGATTTTGTTGAAACTTGGGATGTGAATACTTTTCGTGATCACTCAGTCCAA GCAATCACTGTTCAAGCGGTCTTAATTTCAAATGGTGAATTTTCCTTTATTCTGATGAATTATGGTGACTGTGAAGTGATCTATCCAGTGGAG GCTGGCTATGACACAGTAAGCTCCACAAACTACTTTGTTATTCCTGGGTCAACCGATAACAACTTCCTCCCAGATCTCAAGAACTCCACAAATATAAATGTTCCAGGTCGTTGGGCCTTTTGTGTCTCAAAAG ATGATGTCATTGGACTTCAAATGAGGCTTACGTCATTTTCAGACCtaacagacaatgaaaacatTCTGATTTTTTTGGAGAAC CTAAAACAAGAGCTGAGCAGTCGTGGAGTGTCAAGCAACATAAAGCTGACCACCAGAAAAGTAGAAAAGACAAAGCCATAA
- the LOC127427339 gene encoding uncharacterized protein LOC127427339 isoform X1: MRKPPVSKRLLVFTIISALSLARAQSSTTGIPQTTTYPTTAAIPQTTTYPTTGIPQTTTTVQPWAAPAIFYPFGSTAGDTQISVNGVFDDFSNVVLSSPFKFFGRTYNQIYVNNNGLLTFNQELPEANPYPFPTHGNGDLIAPLWTELDGYGLGVFSYNQYTNGSVLTRATQDINQYFPDLSFSATWVFVATWDFVQTWDANTFKAHSGPAITVQTVLISDSAFSFILLNYGDCGVTNFPVEAGYCTINSTDYFVIPGSTDGNSLPNLKDSTNVNVPGRWAFRVDSTTGRQWTAPETFYPFGSTAGDLEYFVVGDESSYNVGLSSPFKFFGHTYYQLYVNNNGLLTFSQPITEANPFRIPANSGLDFIAPLWTEFDDYGIGVLSYQQYTSGSVLTHATQDVNQYFPDLAFNATWVFVATWDFVATWDVNSFRNHSGSAITVQGVLISDGEFSFILMNYGDCSTIGFQVEAGYDTANSTDYFVIPESTNGNSIPNLMYLSNVNVSGRWAFKVDSEIARSWTAPEIFYPFGSTAGDTTYVIAGDESSYYVSLSSPFLFFGRTYNQLYVNNNGLLTFSQSIPEADPFPFPAYSGQDLIAPLWTDLDDYGIGMISFQQYTTGSVLTRASQDINQYFHDLSFTATWVFVATWDFVETWDVNTFRDHSVQAITVQAVLISNGEFSFILMNYGDCEVIYPVEAGYDTVSSTNYFVIPGSTDNNFLPDLKNSTNINVPGRWAFCVSKDDVIGLQMRLTSFSDLTDNENILIFLENLKQELSSRGVSSNIKLTTRKVEKTKP; this comes from the exons ATGAGAAAACCTCCAGTTTCTAAACGTTTGCTGGTGTTCACAATAATTTCAGCCCTGTCACTGG CCAGGGCACAATCATCAACGACAG GCATTCCACAAACAACTACATATCCAACAACAG cAGCAATTCCACAAACAACTACATATCCAACAACAG GCATTccacaaacaacaacaactgtaCAGCCATGGGCAG CACCAGCGATATTCTATCCATTTGGCTCAACGGCAGGAGATACACAAATATCCGTCAATGGTGTATTTGATGACTTCTCTAATGTTGTCCTATCCAGTCCATTTAAGTTCTTTGGGCGCACATACAACCAGATATAT GTTAATAACAATGGACTCCTTACGTTCAACCAAGAATTACCAGAAGCTAACCCTTACCCCTTTCCCACCCATGGAAATGGAGATTTAATTGCTCCTCTATGGACAGAACTTGATGGCTATGGGCTTGGGGTTTTCTCATATAATCAGTACACAAATGGAAGTGTACTCACTCGGGCCACTCAGGATATAAACCAGTATTTCCCTGATCTGAGCTTCAGTGCTACTTGGGTCTTTGTTGCAACTTGGGACTTTGTTCAAACTTGGGACGCAAATACCTTTAAAGCTCATTCAGGCCCA GCAATCACTGTTCAAACGGTTTTAATTTCAGACAGTGCATTTTCCTTTATTCTGCTGAATTATGGTgactgtggtgtgacaaattttCCAGTGGAG GCTGGCTATTGCACAATAAACTCCACAGACTACTTTGTAATTCCTGGGTCAACCGATGGCAACTCCCTCCCAAATCTCAAGGACTCCACCAATGTAAATGTTCCAGGCCGTTGGGCCTTCAGGGTGGACAGTACAACAGGAAGACAATGGACAG ctccagagacaTTCTATCCATTTGGCTCAACGGCAGGAGATTTAGAATATTTTGTTGTTGGTGATGAAAGCTCCTACAATGTTGGCCTATCCAGTCCATTTAAGTTCTTTGGGCACACATACTATCAGCTTTAT GTTAATAATAATGGACTCCTCACGTTCAGCCAACCTATTACAGAAGCTAACCCTTTCCGCATCCCGGCCAATAGCGGTCTAGATTTCATTGCTCCTCTTTGGACTGAATTTGATGACTATGGGATTGGTGTGTTATCATATCAACAATACACAAGTGGAAGTGTACTCACTCACGCCACTCAGGATGTAAACCAGTATTTCCCTGATCTGGCTTTTAATGCTACTTGGGTCTTTGTTGCAACTTGGGACTTTGTTGCAACTTGGGATGTGAATTCTTTTCGTAATCACTCAGGCTCA GCAATCACAGTTCAAGGGGTTTTAATTTCAGATGGTGAATTTTCCTTTATTCTGATGAATTATGGTGACTGTAGTACAATAGGTTTTCAAGTGGAG GCTGGCTATGACACAGCAAACTCCACAGACTACTTTGTAATTCCTGAGTCAACAAATGGCAACTCCATCCCGAATCTCATGTACTTGAGTAATGTAAATGTTTCAGGCCGTTGGGCCTTCAAAGTGGACAGTGAAATAGCACGGTCATGGACAG CACCAGAGATATTCTATCCATTTGGCTCTACGGCAGGAGATACAACATATGTTATTGCTGGTGACGAAAGCTCCTACTATGTCAGTCTATCCAGTCCATTTCTGTTCTTTGGGCGCACATACAACCAGCTATAT GTTAATAATAATGGACTCCTTACGTTCAGCCAATCTATACCAGAAGCTGACCCTTTCCCCTTCCCTGCCTATAGCGGTCAAGATTTAATTGCTCCTCTCTGGACGGATCTTGATGACTACGGGATTGGTATGATCTCTTTTCAGCAATACACGACCGGAAGTGTGCTCACTCGTGCCTCTCAGGATATAAACCAGTATTTCCATGACCTGAGTTTCACTGCTACTTGGGTCTTTGTTGCAACTTGGGATTTTGTTGAAACTTGGGATGTGAATACTTTTCGTGATCACTCAGTCCAA GCAATCACTGTTCAAGCGGTCTTAATTTCAAATGGTGAATTTTCCTTTATTCTGATGAATTATGGTGACTGTGAAGTGATCTATCCAGTGGAG GCTGGCTATGACACAGTAAGCTCCACAAACTACTTTGTTATTCCTGGGTCAACCGATAACAACTTCCTCCCAGATCTCAAGAACTCCACAAATATAAATGTTCCAGGTCGTTGGGCCTTTTGTGTCTCAAAAG ATGATGTCATTGGACTTCAAATGAGGCTTACGTCATTTTCAGACCtaacagacaatgaaaacatTCTGATTTTTTTGGAGAAC CTAAAACAAGAGCTGAGCAGTCGTGGAGTGTCAAGCAACATAAAGCTGACCACCAGAAAAGTAGAAAAGACAAAGCCATAA